The following DNA comes from Sphingorhabdus sp. M41.
ATCTTGTCGATTGAGGCTATCAGATCGTCGCCTTCTTTATTCAAATCAATGGCGACCTTGACGAGCGCTTGCCAGAGCGGGTTTAGTCTTTTGGTCAGCTCATGTCCCCTTGGGGTGAGGTGAATCTCGTTGCGCCGCCGGTCATTTTTGTCGGGCCGAGAAGATACATATCCGGCTTTCTCAAGCGATTGCCGTGATTGGCTAACGGAAACATGGGTGATCCCCAAAGCTTCGGCAATTTCGCGCACCGACATGGGACCGTTGATTATCAGTTGGTCAAGAAGCCCAAACCAGCGCTGTTCAAACTCCACGCCCATCAAACTATAGGTGCGGGACGCGTCACGGTCGATGGTCGCGGAAAGCCGGCGCAATCGTGCACCGAGGTTTGCACCCCGGGAATCATCGAGATATTTTGCTTTTTTCACCTTGGCTCCAGATCGTCTTGACAACTATGTAGGTGCCTACCTATTAACGGTGTAACATTCAAGCATTGGATTAAACATGTTATATTCGACAGATAGGCGTTCGTTCCTTGCCGCAACTTCTGTTGCTGCTGCCGTTTGTGCGACACCGCTGATGGCTGCTACCGAGGGCGTCAAAGAGCAGGCACGCAGGCTGCTCAGTCGATCCATCGTGATAAATGGCAATATGTTGCCAGGTTTTTCGGATCCAGTGGATGATCCGCAATTTATCTCCGATGTGCGGGCGACGGGTCTTACTGCGGTCAAGCTGAGTGTAGGCGGAGGTGCCGGTACATTTTCTAATACGGTCGAACATATCGGATATATCAACAATCAAATTGCCGCTCATAAAGACGTATATATGCCGGTTTTCTCCATTAATGATCTGGTCGAGGCAAAGCGTAGCGGCAGGGTCGGGATATTCTATGCATTTGAAGATGCTGGCATGCTTGAAGGCAAGGTCGAACGGATCAACTATTTTCATAGTCTCGGCGTGCGGTCGATGCAGCT
Coding sequences within:
- a CDS encoding MarR family winged helix-turn-helix transcriptional regulator, which codes for MKKAKYLDDSRGANLGARLRRLSATIDRDASRTYSLMGVEFEQRWFGLLDQLIINGPMSVREIAEALGITHVSVSQSRQSLEKAGYVSSRPDKNDRRRNEIHLTPRGHELTKRLNPLWQALVKVAIDLNKEGDDLIASIDKIELALKSKSLHDRVKDILLTTPPYRGE